In the genome of Vibrio sp. NTOU-M3, one region contains:
- a CDS encoding SRPBCC family protein produces MKQVSRSALVSFSAEQMFNLVNDVASYPEFLPGCSGSRVIESSDSGMVASVDVSKAGISKTFTTSNELVSGEAILMNLVDGPFKTLKGGWFFTALDDQACKVELKLEFEFSSKMIEMAFGKIFNELTSNMVNAFTKRAKMVYA; encoded by the coding sequence ATGAAGCAAGTGAGCCGTTCTGCCTTAGTCTCTTTTAGTGCAGAGCAGATGTTCAATTTAGTCAATGATGTTGCCAGCTACCCCGAGTTTCTGCCAGGGTGCTCTGGTAGTCGTGTAATTGAGTCATCTGACAGCGGTATGGTTGCTTCGGTAGATGTTTCTAAAGCGGGCATAAGCAAAACGTTTACAACGTCAAATGAGCTGGTTAGCGGTGAAGCAATTTTAATGAATTTGGTTGATGGTCCGTTTAAAACCCTAAAGGGTGGTTGGTTTTTCACGGCGTTAGATGATCAGGCTTGTAAAGTTGAATTGAAGCTTGAGTTTGAGTTTTCTAGCAAGATGATTGAAATGGCGTTTGGCAAAATTTTTAACGAGTTGACGAGCAATATGGTAAACGCGTTTACAAAACGCGCAAAAATGGTATATGCATAA
- the smpB gene encoding SsrA-binding protein SmpB, with protein MAKKKSKQKAGSNTIALNKKARHEYFIDDEIEAGMELQGWEVKSLRQGKANIAESYVFMRDGEAFVSGMTITPLNQASTHVVANPTRVRKLLLSRRELDNLLGRINREGMTLAALSLYWSRSWVKMKIGVAKGKKLHDKRTDLKEKDWAREKARVMKSSLR; from the coding sequence ATGGCAAAGAAAAAATCGAAACAAAAAGCGGGTAGCAATACCATCGCTCTTAACAAGAAAGCTCGCCACGAATATTTTATCGACGATGAAATTGAAGCTGGTATGGAGCTACAAGGCTGGGAAGTTAAGTCACTTCGTCAGGGTAAAGCTAACATCGCGGAAAGCTACGTCTTTATGCGTGACGGTGAAGCCTTTGTGAGTGGCATGACCATTACTCCATTAAACCAGGCATCGACACACGTAGTTGCAAACCCAACACGTGTTCGTAAACTGCTGCTTAGTCGTCGAGAACTCGATAACCTGCTTGGTCGCATCAACCGTGAAGGTATGACACTGGCTGCGCTATCTCTTTACTGGTCGCGCTCTTGGGTGAAGATGAAAATTGGTGTTGCCAAAGGTAAAAAGCTGCACGATAAACGTACTGATCTTAAAGAAAAAGATTGGGCTCGTGAGAAAGCACGAGTGATGAAGAGCTCACTGCGCTAA
- a CDS encoding M15 family metallopeptidase — MKKGFICLVALLFSHVNYAEIAPISQWQCEMMTKHGVLSAGAPVGCDRLVKVDFDFINFAGETKQGNMIVLDVVAPSVEQIFSELKQRQFPLHSARLMREFKGDDNASMAANNSSAFNARPITGGGSWSKHAYGVAIDINPVQNPFLEFNSNGQMTVIPPQSAAQYVNRAHFRAREELKRNGMAEEVVELFAHHGFLIWGGDWNSPIDTQHFEVGSRRFIQQLLKMPKQEAFAQFTQYVDSYRDCYAKQEPKGKERARALCAYKTVKVF, encoded by the coding sequence ATGAAAAAAGGGTTTATTTGTCTTGTTGCTTTATTATTCAGCCATGTTAATTACGCTGAGATTGCTCCTATTTCGCAATGGCAGTGTGAAATGATGACAAAACACGGAGTCTTGAGTGCGGGTGCGCCTGTTGGGTGCGATCGTTTAGTCAAAGTAGATTTTGATTTCATCAACTTTGCTGGAGAAACCAAGCAAGGCAACATGATTGTACTGGATGTCGTTGCTCCTTCTGTTGAGCAAATTTTTTCAGAGCTAAAACAGCGTCAGTTTCCTTTGCATTCCGCCCGCTTAATGCGAGAGTTTAAAGGAGATGATAATGCATCGATGGCGGCGAATAACAGTAGTGCATTTAATGCCCGCCCGATCACTGGTGGCGGAAGTTGGTCTAAGCATGCTTATGGCGTAGCAATCGACATTAACCCTGTTCAAAATCCGTTTTTAGAGTTTAACAGCAACGGACAAATGACGGTTATTCCCCCTCAATCTGCGGCTCAGTATGTCAATCGTGCCCATTTTCGCGCTAGAGAGGAACTTAAGCGGAATGGAATGGCAGAAGAGGTGGTTGAATTATTTGCCCATCATGGTTTTTTGATTTGGGGAGGGGATTGGAATTCTCCCATTGATACTCAGCACTTTGAAGTGGGTTCAAGGCGTTTCATACAACAGTTACTCAAGATGCCAAAGCAGGAAGCCTTTGCCCAGTTTACCCAATATGTTGATAGCTACCGCGACTGCTACGCTAAGCAAGAGCCAAAAGGGAAAGAGCGGGCTCGTGCATTGTGTGCTTATAAAACAGTTAAGGTTTTTTGA
- a CDS encoding 1-acylglycerol-3-phosphate O-acyltransferase → MLAIIRLFLAALFVVITTLSALLYCLLSPRNPKHVHTFCRWFNQLHKLVGLRLIKRGLEHAPTPANSVYISNHQSVFDFVTDPGMLRPRTVSLGKRDLLWLPFFGQLYWITGNILINRENKAKARDTIKQVVEAIQQRDLSVWVYPEGTRSKGRGLLPFKTGAFRMVIEAGVPITPMCTSTTHQKIQLNRRDNGVVITEMLAPIDVSTYSVNDARLLADRCHALMAAKIVELDEEVARIEAHKEQKLKEVK, encoded by the coding sequence TTGCTTGCTATTATTCGTCTATTCTTAGCGGCACTTTTTGTGGTCATTACCACATTGTCAGCGCTGTTATATTGTTTATTGAGCCCCCGAAATCCAAAGCATGTTCATACATTTTGTCGCTGGTTTAATCAGTTACATAAATTAGTTGGATTGCGCCTCATTAAAAGAGGGCTTGAACATGCTCCGACACCCGCAAACAGCGTATACATATCTAATCACCAAAGTGTGTTTGATTTTGTTACCGATCCGGGGATGCTACGCCCACGTACCGTATCATTGGGCAAGAGAGACCTGCTCTGGCTACCCTTTTTCGGTCAGTTGTATTGGATCACAGGTAATATTTTGATCAACCGAGAAAACAAAGCCAAAGCAAGAGACACTATAAAACAAGTGGTTGAAGCCATTCAGCAAAGGGACTTATCAGTCTGGGTTTACCCAGAAGGAACACGTAGTAAAGGACGCGGCCTATTACCGTTTAAAACGGGGGCGTTTCGTATGGTGATTGAAGCAGGCGTACCAATCACACCTATGTGTACCAGCACCACCCATCAAAAAATCCAGCTAAACCGCCGTGATAATGGTGTTGTGATAACCGAAATGTTAGCGCCTATTGATGTTTCTACATACAGCGTGAATGACGCACGCCTATTGGCAGATCGTTGCCATGCACTCATGGCAGCAAAAATTGTGGAGTTAGATGAAGAAGTTGCGCGTATCGAAGCTCATAAAGAGCAAAAACTGAAAGAAGTAAAATAA
- a CDS encoding cytochrome-c peroxidase, with protein sequence MNKKLFALGAVSLGIIGYLSTVAFVDKSDQQLAMSKLSTYSQLSETSLDYRAMKVLSDNGCSYCHTPNSPMPFYANFPVAKSLMEHDVAQGLRHFQLKPVLEQVHAQEQVSEVALAKIEGVLQDGSMPPKAYLSMHWRSDLSEEERQILLGWVAEKRLQRHANSPASVEFKREPVQPIYTQFDVDKDKVALGKALYHDTRLSGDNTLSCASCHRLEAGGVDHLTTSSGIKGAKGPINAPTVYNAVYNSLQFWDGRAHNLQEQAGGPPLNPIEMGSQDWREIIAKLSDDSTLKAQFDKVYGGLVNQATITGAISEFEKTLTTPNSRFDQYLKGDKHALTEQELEGYQLFKQYKCDTCHVGEAMGGEGFEVMGLKADYFADRGQVTEVDMGRYNVTRVENDKHRFKVPTLRNVALTAPYFHDGQAETLEKAVFDMAKYQVGVELNQQETDKITAYLKTLTGEYNGKLLN encoded by the coding sequence ATGAATAAAAAACTATTTGCGCTGGGAGCAGTCAGCCTTGGCATCATTGGATATTTATCTACCGTCGCTTTTGTTGATAAATCTGATCAACAACTCGCGATGTCTAAGCTCTCAACGTATTCTCAACTTTCTGAAACGAGTTTGGATTATCGGGCTATGAAGGTTCTCTCAGATAATGGGTGCAGTTACTGCCATACACCAAACAGCCCGATGCCATTTTACGCTAACTTCCCTGTCGCGAAGAGTTTGATGGAACATGATGTTGCTCAAGGGTTACGCCATTTTCAACTTAAGCCAGTATTGGAACAAGTTCATGCTCAAGAGCAGGTTTCAGAAGTTGCACTCGCGAAAATTGAAGGTGTGTTACAAGATGGTTCAATGCCTCCCAAAGCCTATCTATCAATGCATTGGCGCTCTGACTTATCTGAAGAAGAACGCCAAATTTTACTTGGTTGGGTTGCTGAAAAACGTTTGCAACGCCACGCGAATTCTCCGGCTTCAGTTGAGTTTAAGCGTGAACCAGTACAACCAATTTATACGCAGTTCGATGTCGATAAAGACAAAGTTGCACTAGGTAAAGCGCTTTATCATGACACGCGCCTTTCTGGGGATAACACCTTGTCTTGCGCAAGTTGCCACCGTTTGGAGGCTGGGGGAGTGGATCACTTAACTACGTCTTCTGGCATTAAAGGTGCTAAGGGGCCGATTAATGCCCCTACTGTTTACAACGCAGTGTATAACAGTCTGCAATTTTGGGATGGCCGAGCTCATAACCTGCAAGAGCAAGCGGGAGGTCCTCCTTTGAATCCTATCGAAATGGGGTCACAAGACTGGCGTGAGATCATCGCAAAATTGAGTGATGATTCGACGCTAAAGGCACAATTTGACAAGGTTTACGGTGGGCTGGTTAACCAAGCGACGATCACCGGGGCTATTAGTGAGTTCGAAAAGACACTTACGACACCCAATAGCCGTTTTGACCAGTACCTGAAAGGTGATAAGCACGCACTGACTGAACAAGAGTTAGAAGGCTATCAACTGTTTAAGCAGTACAAATGTGACACTTGCCACGTTGGTGAAGCAATGGGAGGAGAAGGCTTTGAAGTGATGGGTCTGAAAGCCGATTATTTTGCTGACCGCGGTCAAGTCACGGAAGTGGATATGGGGCGCTACAATGTCACTCGAGTAGAAAATGACAAGCACCGATTTAAAGTACCTACTCTGCGTAATGTTGCGTTGACTGCGCCATACTTTCATGATGGTCAGGCAGAAACGCTAGAGAAAGCGGTTTTTGATATGGCAAAATATCAGGTCGGTGTCGAGCTAAACCAACAGGAAACAGACAAGATTACGGCATACCTAAAAACCTTAACGGGTGAATACAACGGTAAATTGCTTAACTAA
- a CDS encoding FUSC family protein — MNEKLRFATKVALSLTLAYLIPFAMGWPQASTAATTVMLIASTGGQRESLAKGTLRVIGTLVGAVVGLLLVGWFAQDRLLYMLSVSLVVSVLFYFRNAYLKDPTLFMLTGVMALMMSNGGDANGAFIYGIDRAYMTIFGVIIYTLVGTYLFPTPTEQNLRKLAETLLAAQKQLFVRILESNEDLNESESEEITPELAALVDEVFNTQTALEQRFRLISKECSDISSYHQEWQSALHHSKQITELLIATAHSEFHQSENQAFITDFSNHIDAIHSLFEVCNTVWDGNSPYYQANEKKAELNTTTLQETGHLQKGAVLTLTYVINQLHLNLSRLAESISCIDSVTNTLSFQQPKAAKAARFLWWDAENFKTAVKVFVTYWASSLIWIYFNPPGGYSFVIFSTMYMSLLSFMPIHPILLLVLFTFGFLFAVPAYVFILPQLTFWPELAIFIFLYTFIAFYLFKGPITMFFLMGLFILGLDNNMFYHFGIIMSVMTLFYLVGLVIIASHYFPFSTRPEHLFHTLHERYFRHVSQLFALPATKSSVWVRLKRTIHLQTLNASVKKLALWGSKINFNYFDQNSAEKVAAYTSSCQALNHHIALLKGAEKHLGDNPLVTQARSQHSDDTIPQIAHAFSLKPSVESLTATFAKNQDDLDVYEARIEHFFQQLDLSQYQNKDIAGFYILLNLKSNVLDALAKCKGAYAEINWANLQQKRF, encoded by the coding sequence ATGAACGAAAAATTACGATTTGCCACCAAAGTTGCCCTTAGCCTGACATTGGCGTATTTAATCCCATTTGCGATGGGATGGCCTCAAGCTTCAACGGCAGCAACAACCGTGATGTTGATTGCCTCAACGGGAGGTCAGAGAGAGTCTCTCGCTAAAGGCACACTGCGAGTTATTGGCACCCTTGTGGGCGCCGTGGTGGGATTGTTGTTGGTCGGTTGGTTTGCCCAAGACAGACTGCTCTACATGCTGTCTGTTTCTTTAGTTGTTTCCGTATTATTTTACTTCCGCAATGCGTACTTAAAAGATCCAACACTCTTCATGCTCACAGGCGTGATGGCGTTGATGATGTCGAATGGCGGTGATGCGAATGGTGCCTTTATCTACGGTATTGATCGCGCTTACATGACCATATTTGGGGTAATCATCTATACCTTAGTGGGTACTTACCTCTTCCCTACCCCAACCGAACAAAACTTAAGGAAGTTGGCAGAAACCTTACTGGCTGCGCAAAAACAACTGTTCGTTCGAATTTTAGAGAGCAATGAAGACCTCAACGAGTCAGAAAGTGAAGAGATAACTCCCGAGCTGGCCGCTTTGGTGGATGAGGTGTTTAATACCCAAACCGCTCTCGAACAACGTTTTCGTTTGATCAGTAAAGAGTGCAGCGACATCTCTAGCTATCATCAAGAGTGGCAGTCTGCACTGCACCATAGTAAGCAAATTACAGAGCTGTTGATTGCCACTGCACACAGCGAGTTTCACCAGTCAGAAAACCAAGCTTTTATTACTGATTTCAGCAACCATATTGACGCGATTCACTCATTGTTTGAAGTGTGTAATACCGTATGGGATGGCAACTCGCCTTATTATCAAGCGAATGAAAAAAAAGCAGAACTCAACACGACGACACTACAAGAGACTGGGCATCTACAAAAAGGTGCGGTGTTAACACTCACTTACGTCATCAACCAGCTTCACCTTAACTTATCACGCTTAGCAGAGAGCATTAGCTGTATTGATTCCGTCACCAATACTCTCTCTTTCCAACAACCCAAAGCAGCTAAAGCGGCACGTTTTTTATGGTGGGACGCTGAAAATTTTAAAACCGCTGTCAAAGTGTTTGTCACTTATTGGGCATCCTCTTTGATTTGGATTTATTTCAATCCTCCGGGAGGTTACAGCTTTGTCATCTTCTCGACCATGTATATGTCACTGCTGTCCTTTATGCCAATTCATCCAATTCTGTTGCTGGTGCTCTTTACCTTTGGCTTCTTGTTTGCTGTCCCCGCGTACGTATTCATATTACCGCAACTCACGTTTTGGCCAGAGTTGGCAATCTTTATCTTTCTCTACACCTTTATTGCCTTTTACCTGTTTAAAGGCCCTATCACCATGTTCTTTTTGATGGGGTTATTTATTCTTGGGTTAGATAACAACATGTTCTATCACTTCGGCATCATTATGTCGGTGATGACACTGTTTTATCTAGTGGGACTGGTGATCATCGCTTCACATTACTTCCCATTTTCTACTAGACCTGAGCACTTGTTTCACACCCTTCACGAACGATATTTTCGTCATGTATCTCAGTTATTTGCGCTGCCAGCGACCAAGAGCTCTGTGTGGGTGCGACTCAAACGGACCATTCACCTACAAACTCTCAACGCTTCTGTCAAAAAGCTTGCCCTTTGGGGCAGCAAAATCAACTTCAACTACTTTGACCAAAACAGCGCAGAAAAGGTGGCCGCTTATACAAGTAGTTGTCAGGCATTGAACCACCATATTGCCCTATTGAAAGGAGCAGAGAAGCACCTAGGTGACAACCCATTGGTTACGCAAGCTCGCAGTCAACACAGCGATGACACCATTCCACAAATTGCGCATGCGTTCTCTCTCAAGCCATCGGTTGAAAGCCTAACCGCAACTTTCGCGAAAAATCAGGATGATTTGGATGTTTACGAAGCGCGAATTGAACACTTCTTTCAGCAATTGGATTTATCCCAATACCAAAACAAAGATATTGCCGGTTTTTATATCTTGCTGAACCTGAAAAGCAACGTGCTGGACGCACTGGCGAAGTGCAAAGGGGCTTACGCAGAAATCAATTGGGCCAATCTACAGCAAAAACGTTTTTAA
- a CDS encoding TolC family protein, producing the protein MKTTFKPLMLLLPLSVLTACSTVGPDYQAPQQFEIPEHWAQSHLESEVESAKWWTQFNDTALNNLVMLAGKQNLDLEAAGLRIMQARAALGISTGLQYPQVQQVSGNLARAYQNEHSFNNAAASFDAGWELDIWGKYARGIEAAEAAYYASIASYNDITVAITAEVARNYINYRTYQERILLSKRNIAIQKRVVDITQIQFDSGNVTELDVQQAKNQLYATEAALPALEIAKRQSRNALALLLGRLPEEVEPLLNSAQLTKQVARYESSFQTTGKKPALSGDDHHSLVPRAPQVSPEISANLVMRRPDLQVAELQARAQSAKIGVAQAALYPSFSLLGSIGINSTVQSGHSFSFSDSLTLVAGPSFSWNILQYGRVENNIRLEDARFQETLSKYNKKVLQAVQEVTNAMDAYQLYRQQKELRLRSVNSSIRAFNISMTQYENGQISFERLLNSVEKMTRSEDSYAQIKGNVANQVVALYKALGGGWQTQAGKAFVSDAIAEQMRTRTDWDSELDETQRTLPVLLSPTQPDKEQP; encoded by the coding sequence ATGAAAACAACCTTCAAACCTTTGATGTTATTACTGCCTCTGAGCGTTTTAACAGCGTGTAGTACTGTGGGGCCAGACTATCAGGCGCCTCAACAATTTGAAATTCCTGAGCATTGGGCGCAAAGCCATCTGGAATCAGAAGTGGAATCGGCCAAATGGTGGACTCAGTTTAACGATACAGCCCTCAACAATTTAGTCATGCTTGCAGGAAAGCAAAACCTTGATCTTGAAGCCGCAGGCCTGCGTATTATGCAAGCGCGCGCTGCACTTGGTATCTCGACGGGCTTACAATATCCGCAAGTTCAACAGGTATCTGGCAATCTGGCTCGCGCTTACCAAAACGAGCACTCGTTCAATAATGCCGCTGCAAGTTTTGATGCTGGTTGGGAGCTCGATATTTGGGGAAAATACGCTCGCGGAATTGAAGCGGCCGAAGCGGCTTATTATGCGTCTATCGCCTCCTACAATGACATTACTGTCGCCATTACCGCAGAGGTTGCGCGTAACTACATCAACTACCGCACCTATCAAGAAAGAATTCTCCTTTCTAAGCGCAACATAGCGATTCAGAAACGAGTGGTCGACATCACTCAAATTCAGTTTGACTCTGGTAACGTAACTGAACTCGATGTGCAACAGGCTAAAAACCAGCTTTATGCTACAGAAGCGGCGTTACCAGCACTTGAAATCGCCAAACGCCAGTCACGTAATGCGCTTGCTCTTTTACTCGGCAGATTGCCTGAAGAAGTCGAACCGCTGCTCAATTCAGCTCAGTTGACGAAACAAGTCGCACGTTATGAGTCCAGCTTCCAAACCACGGGCAAAAAGCCAGCCCTTTCGGGAGATGATCATCACTCATTGGTTCCTCGCGCGCCACAAGTTAGCCCTGAAATCTCAGCAAACTTAGTCATGCGTCGCCCAGATCTGCAAGTGGCTGAACTGCAAGCTCGAGCACAGAGCGCCAAAATAGGGGTTGCACAAGCAGCGCTATACCCAAGCTTTTCCCTACTCGGCTCCATTGGGATCAATAGCACTGTCCAAAGTGGTCACAGTTTCAGCTTTAGTGACTCTCTCACTTTAGTTGCAGGGCCAAGCTTTAGTTGGAACATTCTCCAATACGGCCGAGTGGAAAATAATATTCGCCTTGAAGATGCTCGCTTTCAAGAAACCTTGAGCAAGTACAACAAAAAAGTATTACAGGCAGTTCAAGAGGTCACCAACGCTATGGACGCCTACCAGCTCTATCGTCAACAAAAAGAGCTGCGCCTTCGTTCGGTCAACTCATCCATTCGCGCCTTCAACATTTCGATGACTCAGTATGAAAACGGCCAAATTTCATTCGAACGGCTGCTAAATTCGGTCGAAAAGATGACACGGAGTGAAGACAGTTACGCCCAAATTAAGGGGAATGTCGCCAATCAGGTTGTCGCGCTATACAAAGCTCTGGGTGGCGGCTGGCAAACTCAAGCAGGAAAAGCGTTTGTCAGTGACGCCATTGCTGAACAAATGCGTACTCGCACCGACTGGGACAGTGAACTTGACGAAACGCAACGTACCCTTCCCGTACTACTTTCACCGACTCAACCAGACAAGGAGCAACCCTAA
- a CDS encoding DUF1656 domain-containing protein, with protein MPHELAWGDVYFSPVLLVMVMALSATWLSVILLNKSRISRFIAFPSLTFLAILVVYVVVIDSFILRF; from the coding sequence ATGCCACATGAACTCGCTTGGGGAGATGTGTATTTCTCACCAGTGTTATTGGTAATGGTGATGGCACTCAGCGCAACTTGGCTGAGCGTGATCCTCCTAAACAAGAGCCGGATTTCACGGTTTATCGCCTTTCCATCACTGACTTTTCTCGCCATCCTCGTCGTCTACGTGGTGGTGATAGACAGCTTTATTTTACGTTTTTAG
- a CDS encoding efflux RND transporter periplasmic adaptor subunit — MKKKLIIALNLVILGGAIWLGYLKYEEYFSNPWTRDGQVRANVIKVAPRVSGPIISVAVRDNQKVHAGDLLFEIDPTQYQVALSQAEVALERSKISSEGKKIEYDRLRDIRAKDRGAVSHKDLTRREIAYEESLLQIKAAEEKLKAAKLNFSYTKIYASVDGYVSNLDIRTGTQAVANQPLLALIDSNSFWVFAFFRESQLAHIKAGNDAKVTLMSHPDSPIDAKVDSIGWGIAPKDGTVGYNLLPNVNPVFQWIRLAQRIPVRIQLEELPENVQLRFGLSASIMVMQDSNDEQ, encoded by the coding sequence ATGAAGAAGAAACTTATCATTGCTTTAAACCTCGTCATCCTTGGGGGAGCCATCTGGCTAGGCTACCTAAAGTATGAAGAATATTTCAGCAACCCATGGACTCGCGATGGTCAAGTTCGAGCGAACGTGATTAAAGTCGCGCCACGCGTCTCGGGCCCAATCATTAGTGTCGCAGTGCGAGATAACCAAAAAGTTCACGCGGGCGATCTGCTGTTTGAGATCGACCCAACACAGTATCAAGTCGCGCTATCACAAGCGGAAGTAGCACTTGAGCGCTCTAAGATCAGCTCGGAAGGCAAAAAAATTGAATATGATCGATTAAGAGACATTCGAGCAAAAGACCGTGGCGCGGTATCACATAAAGATCTCACTCGTCGTGAAATCGCTTATGAAGAGTCATTGCTTCAGATAAAAGCTGCGGAAGAGAAACTTAAAGCTGCAAAGCTAAACTTTAGCTACACCAAGATCTACGCTTCAGTCGATGGATACGTCTCTAACCTTGATATCCGTACCGGAACCCAAGCGGTAGCAAACCAACCATTACTTGCGCTGATCGACAGCAACAGTTTTTGGGTCTTTGCCTTTTTCCGTGAAAGCCAACTCGCTCATATCAAAGCTGGCAATGATGCCAAGGTCACCTTGATGTCTCACCCAGACTCTCCTATCGATGCCAAAGTGGACTCAATTGGATGGGGTATCGCACCGAAAGATGGCACGGTTGGCTACAACCTATTGCCCAATGTGAACCCAGTATTTCAATGGATTCGCCTAGCACAACGCATTCCTGTGCGTATCCAACTGGAAGAACTCCCTGAAAACGTCCAACTCAGATTTGGTTTATCCGCATCCATCATGGTGATGCAAGACAGCAATGACGAGCAGTAG
- a CDS encoding potassium channel family protein, whose protein sequence is MIRKKIQKINQENNFFYLTLALIGLLIIASLVQVLGSGLLDIVLQGFTVLTFIVCLASLRFDQNWYRFLTTLVAIWVAVLVLRSLLHVEKIDAVMLCLTFAFFFGTFKSIARQILFTGSVNINKVIGSVALFLLLGLMWAMAYLILLEFAPDSFTGMSAAPWGENFSNAAYFSFVTLTTLGYGDISPVTPIAQVIVYLEAIVGVFYMAIVVSSLVSSNIEHQVKKNG, encoded by the coding sequence ATGATCAGAAAAAAGATCCAAAAAATTAATCAGGAGAATAACTTCTTCTACCTCACCCTAGCGCTCATTGGCTTGCTGATCATTGCATCGCTAGTTCAGGTTCTAGGTAGTGGTTTGCTCGATATTGTCCTTCAAGGCTTTACGGTATTGACCTTTATCGTCTGCCTAGCCAGTTTGCGATTCGATCAAAACTGGTACCGTTTTCTCACCACATTGGTTGCAATATGGGTGGCAGTGCTCGTCCTTCGCTCGTTATTGCATGTTGAAAAAATTGATGCCGTGATGCTGTGCTTAACCTTTGCCTTTTTCTTTGGCACGTTTAAGTCCATTGCTCGTCAAATTCTTTTCACCGGCAGCGTGAACATCAATAAAGTCATCGGCTCCGTTGCTTTGTTCTTGTTACTCGGCTTGATGTGGGCGATGGCTTATCTCATTTTATTAGAATTCGCCCCTGATTCATTCACAGGCATGAGCGCAGCGCCATGGGGAGAAAATTTTTCTAACGCTGCTTATTTCAGTTTTGTCACTCTCACCACTCTGGGGTATGGCGATATCAGTCCGGTTACGCCTATCGCTCAGGTCATCGTTTATTTAGAAGCCATTGTCGGCGTGTTTTATATGGCTATCGTCGTTTCAAGCTTAGTCAGCTCGAACATTGAACATCAGGTAAAGAAAAATGGATAA
- a CDS encoding AI-2E family transporter translates to MDKQLEQRQSKIFVSNMVESAIRIGLLVILLTFTYDIIKPFIIPVIWGAIIAVALMPLTLKIQALYRGRRGLAATTIAIIGIVLLVTPFVMVSSSIYDGISHTLSVLQSGQVSIPGPTQRIADIPVIGDKVYDVWNLFATNLEKGVQTFLPEIQSFVTMLASMLGGALTSLITFIIALAIAAGFMTHSEKVSAAMQTVMVRAVGKNAEEWTTMTAATIRSVLIGVVGVAFIQAMIIGSAMFFFNVPAAGLLTLGVLILCIAQLPALLIVAPVIFYVYSTGDGTGTIIFTAWALFGGIADNFLKPMLMGRGVDVPMPVILIGAIGGMLFAGIVGLFLGSIILAIWYKLFILWLNQEREEIEQERKQAA, encoded by the coding sequence ATGGATAAACAACTCGAACAACGTCAGAGCAAAATATTTGTCAGTAACATGGTGGAATCCGCCATTCGTATTGGCTTATTAGTTATTTTGCTGACTTTCACTTACGACATCATTAAACCTTTTATCATTCCGGTGATTTGGGGGGCGATCATTGCGGTTGCACTCATGCCACTGACATTAAAAATTCAAGCACTTTACCGTGGTCGTCGCGGCCTTGCGGCAACCACCATTGCGATCATCGGCATTGTCTTGCTCGTTACGCCTTTTGTGATGGTATCAAGCTCAATTTACGACGGTATCAGCCATACGCTTAGCGTACTACAAAGCGGTCAGGTGAGTATTCCAGGACCAACCCAACGTATTGCTGATATCCCAGTCATTGGTGACAAGGTGTATGACGTGTGGAACCTGTTTGCTACCAACCTTGAAAAAGGGGTTCAGACCTTCCTGCCAGAGATCCAATCTTTCGTAACCATGTTGGCCTCTATGCTGGGTGGTGCGTTGACTAGCCTTATCACCTTCATTATCGCTCTCGCGATTGCTGCGGGCTTTATGACACACTCAGAAAAAGTCTCTGCGGCAATGCAAACCGTTATGGTTCGTGCTGTCGGCAAAAATGCAGAAGAGTGGACCACAATGACCGCTGCGACCATTCGCAGTGTGTTGATTGGTGTGGTTGGTGTTGCTTTCATTCAGGCGATGATCATCGGTTCTGCCATGTTCTTCTTCAATGTGCCTGCGGCTGGTCTGCTAACCCTTGGCGTGTTGATTCTATGTATTGCTCAGCTTCCGGCACTCTTGATCGTTGCTCCAGTCATTTTCTATGTTTACTCAACAGGAGATGGAACAGGTACGATCATTTTCACCGCATGGGCACTGTTTGGTGGCATTGCAGATAACTTCCTAAAACCAATGTTAATGGGACGTGGTGTTGATGTACCAATGCCTGTGATCTTAATTGGTGCGATTGGCGGGATGCTATTTGCAGGGATCGTCGGTCTGTTCCTTGGCTCAATTATCCTAGCGATCTGGTACAAGCTTTTCATCCTATGGCTAAACCAAGAACGTGAAGAGATTGAACAAGAGAGAAAACAAGCCGCTTAA